The Metarhizium brunneum chromosome 5, complete sequence sequence AGCCCCAACTCGTCGATCCCCTGCACGATGCCGGCAAACAACCCGCCCCCGCCGACACTGCACACAATCGCGTCGATTTTTGGCACACTCGTGGCCGGGTTTGCATTCCCGTCACCAGCAGCCCCATTGATGGGATAGTGCCTCTCCGTGGCGGGTAACTGCCTCACAATCTCCTTGGTAATGCCTGCGTTTCCGTCCCAGACCTGCTGCGCGTCAAAGGGCGGGACGTAGATGGCCGCCTCGCCTCGCGCCGTCGCGTCCGGCATCAGGGTCTCGGTCAGGTACTTGTCCGCCTCTTGCCACGAGGCGCCCTGTTGGATGACCTCTGTGGCGCCGGCCTCTCGCAGCTTGCCCACCATGTACGGCGTCGTGCTGAGGGGGACGACAATGGTCGCCTCGCAGCCCAGGGTGATGGCGCCATGGACACAGGCGAGACCAGCGTTGCCGCCGGATGAGCAGTAAAAGTGCGGCTTTCTGGCGGAGCGCGTGTCGGCAGCCTGAACAGCGGCGAGTTGCGAGACGAGATAGTTGCCTATGCCGCGGGACTTGAAGGATCCCGACGGCTGGAGGTTCTCAAGTTTGAGGAAGACGTTGCTGAGAAAGGGCATCAGCGGGATCGTGATGGACCGTGCCAGACTGCACTCTTACCatccggcggcggcgctcagGGTCGCCGACTTGATGAGCGGGGTTTCGATCCAGGGGATCTTGGAGTGAGTTGCTGCTTTGACGGTCATGGTGTAGTTTCCTCGCTCAATGTGGACAAGTCGGGTCAAGTTTGTGCAGGTTGCGCGTTCGTATATTGTAGTGTTGGAAGAAGCGGTCACGTGCTTCGGTGTCGCCCGGGGGATTGGCTGTCCTTTCTAAAGGGGCCTCGGAGGCAGCTTCGTTGAATGCGATTGAATTCAGCGTGATCAATCCCGTCATGGCTTTCAGACAACGGAGCAACCCCGGCCGCTCCGAATCGCCTAACCCAGCGTGGGGGTTTTGCGGGGCCGCTTTCCGCCCTTCGGTAGACAGGCACGCCCTGTCGGATCAAGTATTCCACCGGGGATGCAGCATACTACGGAACTCGGTCTCATTTATAGTCCGGACCCTCCTCAGTCAAGGTATTCAGGAGCCGTTGGAAGGAATACCAACTCTCTCAGAAGCCTGGTGGTGCCATCGTATCTCGGACACGATGCCGGACCAAGTAAGGCATTGATCATCAGTCCTCGGGGCTTAGAGCAAAACTAGGGACCCACAAGTTCGCGATAGGGCCTTTTTGATTCAGCGACCTGTCCGTAACTACCGCGGTCTCATGTCTCCGGGATTGCTGTGATTATCAGATGCAGCAAGCTCCGTCCGTTCTGAATACATATTGATAAGTTTGTGCTAAATTTGGGTGCAACTTTCCTTGCTCTTTCATCGCGTTACTCGTGCCGTAGGAACTCTCTGAAGAGAGCATATATTAGTCCTGTGAAATATTACAAATGCAGACCCTCCTAACTCTAGGTATCTTCCAGGTTATTGGCTAAAAGTCCTCCCAATTCTAGAGCTAGTATTACGACACAGACACTCCTTTAGCCCGAATATACTAGCATCTGATTTTAGCTGTATTGGGGCACGGATCTTCTCCTTTAGTCCGGATGCACGTGTATTTCCTCAGAGCTTATGACTATACTATTTACTAAAGCCTTGGCCTACTAGCGGCTCTACCCAAttagattcaatgttcaatgttgttagATTTCTATTTTATTAGTGCCCGAACTTAATTACCCCGCATGGTTAGTGTTACACAGTTGGGACCAAGCAAAGGCCCAACGTCGTCACACGACGCGATGACGACCTAAGCTGGAAGCTTCGGGTGTCGCTGTTCCTTTCGTGTATATAATCTAGGCCGTGCCCCTCGCGTTCCTGAGAAACCGAGGACCGTCGACACCCTTCGATATTATCTTTGAATTGAGTGTTTACGCTCCGAGCCCTTGtatcaagcccttgtcacagttgCCAAAGTCTATTATTTCAGTTGGCAAGTTTTCCAGCTTTGTTTATAGACCCCTgaaaaacttaaaaatacaCAGCATATAATGAGTTACAGGACGACCAAGAGACTTGTATAAACCCCACTACCAATTAATAACGTACATTCAAGATGCCTGCTATATATTGGGCGATTATTTCAACGCTCGCTGGAGTTGCCATTGCTCAAGACAACTCCTCAACACTCTTTAGTGCATCAAAGCTCTTTTCTGGAGGGCCCAGCCCAATAGCTAGCCTCAGCTATGCCCAGTATCGAGGGGTGCAAGATGACAAAACAGATACGTCAAACTACTTGGGCATGTAGAGAGAGGCTCCGTAGTCAGTGGCATAAAACTAACCTCTTACCAGGCATTCCGTACGCAAAGGCTCCGCGGTTCGACCACTCCCAGATTTTCAATCAGAATCTAGGAGGCGTCCAGGAAGCTAGTGATTATGGCCCGGCGTGCCCACAGCATAACATAGTCTCAGCCTTTGCACCAAGCGACCTCGGTCTAGGCCTCGTGGGCGGATTTATAGAAAGTCTTCCGTTTTTTCAAAAAATCCTAAAACAAGACGAAGATTGTCTCTATATAAACGTCCAGCGGCCCCAGAACGAGAGCCTCGAGGGTCTGCCCGTCCTGGCTTGGATGTGAGTCTGTCCACCAACCAAGTCGACTAAAATACTAACATGCTATTTATACCAGCCACGGGGGAGGCTTCGAATTAGGCTCATCAAGCGCAGTAGGACTGGAGACTACTCCCGTCACAGGAATATTCTATCAAGGCGCGAATATCGTCAAACGAAGCATTGACATGGGCCAGCCGGTCGTTTTCGCGTCATTCAACTATAGGCTCGCACACTTTGGCTTCACTGCCTCGCGAGAATTCGACGAGGCCGGTCTTTTGAATCTAGGCTTTGAAGATCAGCGAAATGCGTTGCGCTGGATTCAGAAACACATTGCTTCGGTGGGTAACTATAAGCACTCAACTCTATGAGATGGACAAAGCTCACAGGTCGCTAGTTTGGTGGAGATCCAAACAAGGTCACCATCATGGGCGAGTCGGCAGGGTCGTGGTCTGTAAGCGGCCATCTAGTCGCTAATAATGGCGACAATGAGGGCCTTTTCCGGGCTGCAATGGGGCTCTCCGGAGGTCCTCTCAAGGTCGACGGACCAGAACGCCAGCAAGGAATGTTCGATGACATGGTGTGCATGATACCTGCCATAGACCTTATTCATGTTCCAAGCTTACAATTACGAAGGTCCGATTCGTGGGGTGCAACTCGGCCGCGGACAAGATCAATTGTCTGCGAAAAGCACCATATGAGAAAATCTACCAGCACATGCAAACAATTAGTATGCTTGTCCATCCGACTATAGTCTTATGCAAACGTCATTAACCTCTAGCGCGTAAAGATTCCTTGATAGGCTTCCGCAGCTTAGCATCGGCGTGGACGCTCCGACCAGATGGCAAGTTCTTTCCACAGAGTCCGGATAAGCTCGCTGCGGCAGGGCGAATCGCCAATGTGCCAGTTTTATACGGAGACATGCGCGACGAAGGGACTCTCTTTTCGCTGATTAACCAGCTGAACTTGACTACAACTAGGGATGTTAAGGAATATTTCAAGACTTATTGGTGGCCAGCGGCTACAGAGCAGCAGCTGAATCGTCTCATGGAGTTGTACCCACAAGATCCAACTAAAGGGTCACCCTACGGCACAGGACTGCTCTATGCGATCCCACCTCAGTACAAGCGCTTATCTTCTCTCATAGGTGATTATAGCTTCGAGGTAAGCTCACCAGTACACGTTTCGTTGCCACTTGGCCAATCTAACACCATCTCAGGCACAGCGGCGTGCCCTGCTGCAAAAGGTTGCGGCTCCAAAGTGGAATTACTTGATCGAGGCTTCCATTCCTCTCAGGGGAGCAGAAAATACCATTCTCCGTCCTCTTATTGGGGCTGGGGACATTCCCATACTAGGCTCTTTCCATGGTGCAGATGTCGCGCTCTACTGGTTTAACACTCTTCCAGACACAATCAGCTTGAACTCGCATCATTTACTAGGCGTCCTGGTTTCTTTTGTAAACCATCTCGATCCTAATATGCATAAGATGGACGGATTACCTAACTGGCCGCAGTGGGATGGTCAGAATAAGAAGACAATGCGCTTCCGAGAACGTGGGCCAGATATCGTGACTGATGACTATCGCGAGATGGGTATAAACTATATCAACGAAATAGGAGACTCGTTGCGTATCTAATAAAACATATGGCTTCTCGTTAGCAGCTTCGGATTGACGTTTTATAATTTCCCAATTAGGACATTGACAGCCGTGACAACTGGCCGACCCACCCAGCTTCGACGCCACATATTTGGACGGCAACGTTTGACTTATTCAATTGCGAACTGAATTTCTTCCTTGGGCGAGGTGCTTGCCCAGCTCTCTGCGCGCTCAGCGTTACGACGCTATAAGCGCGACAGACACGGTGGTTCGGTGGAACAGCACATGGACCCCTGTCGAGAACAGATCGTCAAGGGATATGAACCCTGTCGCACATCGAGATGATCCCTGTCTCTGCTCCGTAGTGACGAGGTTTCTTCTCCCGGAGTCCCGGACGGCAGGAACGATGTCAATAGTACATGTAATATCAGCTTGGCCCTCGACGATGATGTCGGTAGCAACCCCATGGTATCAGTCTTACTCGGTACCGGATCTCGGTGTCTAGAGATCACTTATCGCTCCTCCTCTACAGACTGACGAGAAACACAGCGTCTCACGCCCTCCAAGACAGGCCGACAGAATCAAACCACATACCCCAGATACATGTTCTGCATACCAGTCTCAGGCTGCGGCGTAACCAGCTCATTCGACCATGGACACGGCGCAGGCGGCAACAAATCCCATCCGCCAAGAACCACAGCTCAGTCACGACCAGCACtgtagaaaaaaaaaacgatACTATTCCAaccatctacggagtactctgtaacAAGAATATACACAAATAACACCCCATCCCCCTCCCGAGTCCCAACCAAATTCCCCCCTCATTTCTCCAAAACCAATTTTAAAAACCAAAATTAAATAGTGCCCTGCAAATAGGTGATATTCACAGGAACATTCACCTTGTCACAAACCACACTGCGATCCGAGTAATTCGTCCCCGAGTGCAACGTCGAGCTCTGCTCGCGCTCGCTACACTTCAAGCTGAGCCTCACCTGCCCCTGCCCGCCGAAGCGGCTGCCGTCCCTGTCACACGCCCACGTCTGGTTGATGGTCAGCAGCCCCGAGGCCCGGTCAAACGCGAACCGGGACAGGTCGCCCTTGGCGTCGGGCCTCACGGCGCAGTCGTACGCCACGTCGCCCGCGAAGAAGCCCGGGCTGCTGCGCGTCGACACCGCCGTGCACGTCGTCTTGTGCGCGAGCGCCGAGTTCTGCAGCGTGAAGTTGGCCAGGCCGTACTCGAGCCGCGACGCGCCCATGGCCACCCGCTGGTCGCGGTACTCGAAGCCCGTCACGCGCCAGAGCAGCGtcgtcgccgacgccgccgtgcACACCATGTCCGCTGCCCGGGAGAGCGCCTGCCCGGCCAGTGCGAGCGTTATGAGGGTGGTTGCCGGGAGGTGCATTTTCGTGGTGGTGCCGTCTGGTGCGTGTAGTGACTAGTGAGTGTGCCGCGTATATAAAAGTGGTGGGTTTGGCCGAGAGGAGTCAATGGTATATGGTAAAGATATTTTCACTTCACTTTAGAAGGATAGCTGAACAGAGGtcattaaaaaaaaaaaagagaaaagacgGTATCAAGCTGGAAAAGGGGGCCACTGGTTAAAAAAGACACCGAGCAGACACGCTCAAGCGGGCGTCTAGTCAATACGTAGATCAAAATCCAGCGCGAGGGCGTGCATGTCTCACCCTTTGCCCACTTTTCCAGGCACGACGGGAGGTTTGGACGAGGCAGATTGGCGCACGAGGTCTGTGCCACGAACCTACGCGCTCAGATGGGCAACGAGACTTCCATGCCGAGTCGCGGCGCGCAGATGTTTGCAGGCCAAACTTTAACGTTAGAGTGCGCACCTGAAACAGATGGACGCACTGCTCCACGAGGGCCGTGATGCCGTTGCTGCGTTGCTGGTCATGATGTCTAGGGGTGGAGTTTGGCGTTATTAagggcaatggcagcagaaACCCGGAAATAACCCCTCGCCAACTAGTATTTACAGAAAGTCAGTCTTCTCATGCCCACTAGTTATCCTTTTGCATCTATCATCTATTGTTTGTGATGGAGGTATCAAGCAGAGTCTAATATAcccgcccgcccgcccgtAGTTACACAAAATAGTCTCTTCAATGCTACCATACAACGGCTCATGCGTCTACATTGCTctgtgaaaaaaaaatcatgtCGTCGTTCAATCATTCGACCACGCCGAGTCGCAACTTGTTCAGCGCATCCTCATACTTGGCCGGGCTGTGGTCTGTCAACAATCCCGCTCCGAACCTAATTTCGTCAAACCGCCCTTCCACATCCCGTATGTACTTGAGCACCACTCTCCTCGCCGGTCTCCCAATCGGACCTTCCTCCTGCTTCACAAATGCATCGCGTCGGAGCACCCTGGTCGTCTCAATGGCAAACACCTCGCCCGGCGGCACCAATTTCTTGCCCTTCATCGTGCCTCGCAGTGCCTGAAGCATGGGCAGCACCCATTCTTCATCGCCCTCTTTGGGCGCCGCTGGTGTGGTCTGGTACCACTTGTCAGAGAGATGCCCTTGAAAAGCCTGCCACATTCTACGTCGGATCTCGGCTTTAGTCTGATTCTCATCCCTTTTGAACGCAAGCGCCAGACCTTGGAAGTCGTGAAGTACACCGAGGGATAGATGGGGTACAATGTCGTTGCCGTGCACGACGGTTGTGATAAGCCCACGCGTAATTTTGCGCAGGGACGGGGACAGTATGCCTGGTGGTCCATACGCATATACGTGGATCCGCCGAGACTGCGGGAGGCGAACGTCGCTGAACTTGTGCCCTGTTCCAAGCCCCTGTGTAAGGAGTTTTGAGTACGGTTCGGCGGAGATGACGAAGCCCGGACCGTCGGGGTTGGGTTCCGAAAGCATGACGCCGAGAAGGGAGGTGACACCTCCCCCTAGAGAATGACCACACAGCACGAGACCGTAATCCGGAAACTCAAGCAGTGCTTCTTTCAGTGTGACGAGAACtcggccatcatctccgAATAAGAGTCTTCTAGCAGAGGCGTGCACGCCCTTGTGCACTCTGTACGCTCGTCCTCTCCATAGCAAGTTGTCGTAGTCACATGTCAAGTCGGCAAGGACATCCTCGAACCCCAACGTTCCTCGGCATGCTAGGACTACGGCTTTTGCCTCATGGTCGAGTGAGATGTAATGTACCAACGGCACACCGGTACCCGTGGAACCTGTGGCATCAGAACCTCCCTGTGGATCTACAAACGAAGCAAGGAGTATGTTGCTATCCTCAGATTCAGTGTGGTGTACAAAGTGTCGGACGTCTTGGTGGGTTCTGTCGCCCATTTGGCTAGCGGGAAGTTCGTTTGAGATACCAAGAAGTTTCATGAAATGTGAGCCATAACAAGCGGACGAGTACCTCATATACCTGGCAATGTTCGGTAGTAAGTGGCCAGTTGGAAACGTCCCGTCCACGAATCCTTCATTACGCAGCGTGTTTAAGGCACTAGAAGTATTATACGCGCTCTTCTGGTAATACGATGCCAAGAGCAGCGATGTCTGAGAATCATTTGTGGCTAGGCTGTAGAGGCTGGGTGCGTAAGACGTCGatcggcgatgatgatggccgtTGCCGTGGGGGGATGGAGGTACGGGCCCAACAGGATATGGTTCACCCGGAGTTCGCGAAACTGTCTCCTGGGTCGAGTAGTCGGTGCGAAAGATGGTTGGTGAGGCCGGACGCAAGCCAGTCGTCGAGTTTCGAGAGTATGCGTCTGTGAGTGAAACAACAGAATCTCGTCGCCTTTCATGGATTGAGACGTAGCTAGCTCGTGATGACGGACGCGGGAATGGATCTGGTGTCTGGACTCGTCGAGCGGGGACATTACGCTGGGCTTTTTGTGGTTGAGTCCGACCAGCTGGCGGCTTCAGTTTATTTGATGACTCTGAGGTGCTGCCCCCAGTCCCTTTCCACTGCGGTCGTTGTTTGACAACAGAGCGACTGTGTTCATGATCAGGGCCTTCTTTATTCCACATATTGGACAGCGACTGGCCGCTGTCCTTCAAGACCTGCTTCAGACCAGGGCGCTTCTCGCTTTGTTTTCCAGTGCTGAGTGTTTCggccttcttttttggcTGAGATCGTCTGCTCGAGTCCGCAGTTCGCTTCTTGGCTGAAGAGCTAGGAGAGAGTGGTTCTATTGGTGGCGttctttgctttttctggTTTGCTGTTGTTTCTGGGCTGCCCGATTGAGATGGACGGAGTGGTTTGGGGCCTTCGAATGGACCATTGGTGTTGCTTGCGTGACTTGGAGAGCCCGCCGTGCTTGAAGGAGTCGAGCTTGACCGTTGAGACTCCTTCCCGTTCAAGCTCGTTATATCGGAAAGGGATTTGGATGCCGGCGCAAGTCTCTTTAAAGGTTTGGCGGTTGGAACTGGGTCATCGTCCGTAACCTCGACAACTGCAGGGCCAgattcctcctcctcccctcgaAACGTCGCAGATCGAAACTTGTCCCTCTGAATCCTGTAAACAACAGTGTAAGACGTATCCTTGTCCGGGCCGAAACTCCATTGCCGATGGTTTcctgctgatgctgatgcaCTTCGAGTCTCTACTATTTCAGCGCCTGGGGGAGTGGGAAGGGACAGCAGCTGGGGTCCCTTTACGTCGACAGTGATGGTTTGGACCGATGAAACGGAATTCGATATCGATGCGGTAGTTCCGGGCTCAAGATTAGCTGTAATATGACTCTTCAGTCTCTGCATGAcagcttcgtcatcctccccTGCCCCATACCGAATGCCTAGGTCGTTAGGATCGTGGTCGTTTCTGGGAGTAAGCTGACGTTCATTCTCTTCATCGCCGCGCACATCGATGCGTTCGCCATCGGTGAGGACCACAACATCCCAAATCACCTCTTCGTATGCGTGTCGTCGGGCCTCCTCGGACGCTTGACGCCGAGAAGTTCGCTGTAAATATGCCAATGCTCCGAGGGCAACCACCAAGTCTGAAACTCCAACTTTTTCTCCACCCACTCCTGTCGCCGGGTTATTGAATTCTCTTCGAACAAGGGTGATGATGCTCGCCACAGCCCGTGAAGAATCGGTAGAACCGAAGAGCTTATCGAGACTTCCCAACAGAAGCTGTGAAGCGTCGGATGCGGTCGATATCGTTGTGCCTGTTAATCGAAAGCCGGCCGACGTCCAAAAAACAATCTGGGTAACTGCGAAATGAAGACTTTCCAGGCTACGCTCTAAGATGGTTTCTGTTTCGGCGGCACCTAAATCTGACTGGGAAAGTGATACAGTATCGCGGGCAGCCGTGCTCAACACGGTTTCCACCAAGCTCCGTGCCAGTCCGAGGCTTGACAAGGTTGTGAATCTGGCGGCATCGAGACTATAGCAGCCGACGAGAGATCCAATGCGGATAGCCAGCGAGGTTGACCGTGTAGCCAAGCTGACAGCATGAGCTATCGGACTGGGGAGGAGGGTGTGACCGGGGTATTGGCAGGTCACACCGGCAGAGGCCTCGACATCATGAGGCTTGCCTCTGGGCATAGCGAAAGTGCGGCGTAGAATAGCTTGATGAAAGTAGATTGGGCATAGGAGTCGAGCGCATTATACGCACAGATGCGTATACTAAAGTGTTGCAAAGGAGAGGTGCGGACGGGGTCAagttgaagaaggagaatAGAGACCAGACCAGGGAGGGGCCCAGCATTAGACAGACACGTAGAACAGCCACAGCACTCTATAGGGCGGGACGTGGCAATGTTTTAGGTGTGTTGAGTCGCGACGGACAAAGGGCCAACTAGAGGAGCCGTAATGTCCGTTGGGAATGAATGGTGAAAGGTGGGCTTGGGTTTGGGTCCGGCGTTTAACGTCGATGATGTGTTTTGGCTTCTGGCATTGAAGTCGTCGGGCAGGTCACTCTGGTTCCTGGCGAGAAGTATCTTGGTCGTATTCCTGCCAGGTGTTAGCAGGCTGCCCGGTACATAAATGGTACTTGGTTTTCGGTGGAGCACTTGCATGTGATTGTCACATTGCCACCCTGCCTTGTCGCATGCTAAAGTTCCAGATGGCACTCTAGAGCGCGCCTCTTGACAAAGTCAACATCAACAATGGGCGCCACTTTTGTTCTAACCCTCTGCATATGGGTTTTTCGATTACATTTTCCTACTGCAGGCATCCGATGCATCTGTTTGATAGGCGTAGGTTCTCTGCTTGGATGTGACGGGCGAATCGATCGGTATGTGTACATGGGTCATTAAGCCGGCACTCTGGCGTGGATGCAGACGCAAGAGAGAATCGACTCGAGCACGGAAACATGTGATACTCATGACAGTATATAACGGCCAAGAACAAGCACCTCCGGGCAAAATACTTGCCCCAAGTATTTTCATGCACATGTTCGTCCACAGATCACACTGCGTCAACTTCgcgccatcatgtcttcaAGCCTCCTCCAACAACCAGGGGTCTGTCATAAGTTCTTTAGCTGTCGGTCGCATCTTGGGGTCCCAAGCAAGGACTCTCCGCATAAATCGTAGAaacttggtcttgtcttTAAGCTTCGCCTCTGCTGCATCCAATGTCTTTTCAGATGGAACAGGAACAAAGCCTCCCCAATTCCCTGCATGTGCGGATGCAGAATTAGTCACCAGCCTAACAATCAACAAGATACAAGTGGACGTACCGTTCTCGTCCCAGTATTCAAGTGCTCGCTCATGGTGCCGGTTCAACAGGTCTCTGGGAGGTGGGCCGAGGGCGGCTATAAGTTCGGAGAAATGCACGCCATCTGAAAAACTGCCATCGGCTTTTCTGGCGCTGAATAATGTTTTACCCTCCAAGAGATCCCATGCCTGGAACTGGTGAGCGTGAAGGCTTGATAAAACTCTTAGGGACGCATGCAAAGACATACCGTAAGCCCAACGCTCCAGATATCGACAGCATAGCTCCATTGAATCCATAATAGCGTCTCCGGAGCTCTATACATAATGGGCATGATGTCTCCTGCATGAGGCCCCGGCCCAAGTCTGGCTTCTCCAAAGTCGGATAGAAGGAGTGGACCAACTTTCGGCTTCATGAGTCGAGAGGAGTAGATGGTCCGATCGAAAACCTTCTTTCGCGGAACTGGATTAGTCATTTCAGTATCCTCTAGCGTCCGAAATAAAGAGTCGTCCTCGATACCGAGAAGTAGGTTACCGGGATGGATATCTGTCGAATTCATTTCAGACTTAGCATGGGAACTATCGATGCAGATACGCCTGAGGGACAGAATGTGTCAAGAAGATGGGAAAATGGCTGCGTACCAGTGTGCACGACCTGGACTTTGCTATGTAAGAAATCAAGAGCCTGTAGAAGCTCCTTGATAGCGCTCTTGACGAAGTTTTCATTAAATCCACGGCCTTGCATAAAAACAGTGTCCATATCACGCAAACTCATTTGAGAGGCTTGAAGCACTAGGACGATGTGGGTGCCAAAAGGACCGTTGACATTGAATGAGCCAAGTAGCTTCCTTATGTTTTCTGCACCAATATGCCGGCTCGGCAAGGCCTTGTTGAGTTTTTCATAAAAGGGCAATTCCCGGTGTTGAGCTGAGTTGTgtatataaattttaaggGCGACATATTGATGCTCTCTGTGCTGCAAGGTCAATCGCGCGTCACGTTTCGCACTCCTCACGCGCCTCACTCACTGGAGATCACGAGCTAGCCATATGGTAGAGGACGACCCATAGCCCAACTTTGCTACTGTCTGGAACCTGTCATTGAAAGTTTCGCCAAGTCGGACGGGGTAGA is a genomic window containing:
- the SRPK_3 gene encoding Serine/threonine-protein kinase SRPK, with product MAPVRSSNSKPASTSLYHQICIGSSIPNCRYATAINSTPAFSNTKSLTCIIALVPATLCFTQCFTKSQFSGPQAWLGDYSASSVRATRTLPSQGFDIIDDTRLLEEEGLPEYDSHHFYPVRLGETFNDRFQTVAKLGYGSSSTIWLARDLQEHQYVALKIYIHNSAQHRELPFYEKLNKALPSRHIGAENIRKLLGSFNVNGPFGTHIVLVLQASQMSLRDMDTVFMQGRGFNENFVKSAIKELLQALDFLHSKVQVVHTDIHPGNLLLGIEDDSLFRTLEDTEMTNPVPRKKVFDRTIYSSRLMKPKVGPLLLSDFGEARLGPGPHAGDIMPIMYRAPETLLWIQWSYAVDIWSVGLTAWDLLEGKTLFSARKADGSFSDGVHFSELIAALGPPPRDLLNRHHERALEYWDENGNWGGFVPVPSEKTLDAAEAKLKDKTKFLRFMRRVLAWDPKMRPTAKELMTDPWLLEEA
- the SDL1 gene encoding L-serine dehydratase, which gives rise to MTVKAATHSKIPWIETPLIKSATLSAAAGCNVFLKLENLQPSGSFKSRGIGNYLVSQLAAVQAADTRSARKPHFYCSSGGNAGLACVHGAITLGCEATIVVPLSTTPYMVGKLREAGATEVIQQGASWQEADKYLTETLMPDATARGEAAIYVPPFDAQQVWDGNAGITKEIVRQLPATERHYPINGAAGDGNANPATSVPKIDAIVCSVGGGGLFAGIVQGIDELGLKQTTVVAVETEGADSLAQAIARGELVTLPAITSRATSLGARRVCQRAFEYGMRDAVTSVVLPDSEAIGACRRFLDEERLLVELACGVCPALCYNGQLEKLVPGFNESSVVVLVVCGGSNMTLEMMDQYAGEQAK